The following coding sequences lie in one Marispirochaeta sp. genomic window:
- a CDS encoding Bax inhibitor-1/YccA family protein — MTREQILQNAQVREQSILRNVYVWMTLGLGLTGVISLGMASNPNLVISFVRNPLLFYGAIIGELVLVIYLSARLMQMSATAATLGFAGYAALNGLTLSVIFLAYTGQSIAQAFFVAGGTFAGMSIWASTTRRDLSSIGNYLFMGLIGLVVAMVANIFFRSDTFSLLISLVGVALFLGLTAYDTQMIKSWNRQFGSSIDEASYIKLSIMGALKLYLDFINLFLFFLRIFGRRN; from the coding sequence ATGACACGTGAACAGATATTGCAGAACGCCCAGGTACGGGAACAGAGTATCCTGCGCAACGTTTATGTCTGGATGACCCTCGGCCTTGGCCTTACCGGGGTTATCAGCCTCGGCATGGCTTCCAATCCGAATCTTGTAATCTCATTCGTTCGCAATCCTCTGCTGTTTTACGGGGCGATAATCGGCGAACTGGTACTGGTTATCTACCTCTCTGCCAGGCTTATGCAGATGAGCGCCACCGCGGCAACCCTCGGCTTTGCCGGATACGCCGCCCTGAACGGGCTGACGCTCTCGGTAATCTTCCTGGCGTATACCGGACAGAGCATAGCCCAGGCATTTTTTGTCGCCGGCGGCACCTTCGCCGGTATGAGCATCTGGGCAAGCACTACCCGCCGGGACCTGTCGTCCATCGGAAACTACCTCTTTATGGGACTTATCGGTCTTGTAGTCGCCATGGTAGCCAATATCTTTTTCAGATCCGACACGTTCTCCCTGCTGATAAGCCTGGTGGGTGTAGCCCTCTTTCTGGGTCTTACCGCGTACGATACCCAGATGATCAAGAGCTGGAACCGGCAGTTCGGCTCCTCCATTGATGAAGCGAGCTATATCAAGCTTTCCATAATGGGTGCACTGAAGCTGTACCTGGACTTTATTAATCTGTTCCTTTTCTTCCTGAGAATCTTCGGACGCCGAAACTGA
- a CDS encoding TylF/MycF/NovP-related O-methyltransferase, translating to MALSFEERECRKAVLEAEGYGVIPNDQYRIDMEDSFRELWKRVEACTMTGMERGYGLYQAVKYLEKRNIPGEFVECGVWKGGSCMLMMGTLLELGRLQRTIRLYDTFCGMPEPGDEDIVAWNRRPVREKWESDGLASWAVGLDEVLANLGTFDYPPEKIKTIPGDVAETLVTDKPESIALLRLDTDWYASTLLELEILYPLLVPGGVLVIDDYGHFEGARKAVDEYFTRPDIEPILLSRMDYTGRMGVKC from the coding sequence ATGGCCCTTTCCTTTGAGGAGCGGGAATGTCGCAAGGCTGTTCTGGAAGCCGAAGGCTACGGTGTCATTCCCAATGATCAGTACCGAATCGATATGGAGGACTCTTTCCGGGAGCTTTGGAAACGGGTAGAGGCCTGCACCATGACCGGCATGGAGAGGGGCTACGGCCTTTATCAGGCGGTGAAATATCTGGAGAAACGAAATATCCCCGGAGAGTTCGTGGAGTGCGGTGTCTGGAAAGGGGGCAGCTGCATGCTGATGATGGGAACCCTTCTGGAACTCGGCAGGCTGCAAAGAACCATCCGGCTGTATGATACCTTCTGCGGCATGCCGGAGCCGGGGGACGAGGACATTGTCGCCTGGAACCGGCGGCCTGTGCGGGAAAAATGGGAGAGTGACGGTCTGGCCTCCTGGGCGGTGGGGCTGGATGAGGTCCTGGCGAATCTCGGTACCTTTGACTATCCGCCTGAAAAGATTAAAACCATTCCCGGAGATGTGGCGGAAACCCTTGTTACAGATAAACCCGAAAGCATAGCTCTGCTGCGGCTGGATACCGACTGGTACGCCTCTACCTTACTGGAACTGGAAATCCTGTACCCCCTGCTTGTTCCCGGAGGGGTACTGGTCATTGATGATTACGGCCATTTTGAAGGGGCCCGCAAGGCTGTGGATGAATACTTTACCCGTCCGGATATTGAACCGATTCTGCTCTCCCGCATGGATTATACCGGCCGCATGGGTGTAAAATGTTAA
- a CDS encoding SPOR domain-containing protein has translation MNRTQVTVFIIMMLLAVPLISQSEWEGTTAMGRYGEFPSSGLYGASNSFPRNTLVEVSNLETGLTTTVLIVDRLEDPGLFLLLSRDAAENLGIQDDQIVRSRVRLADNSGRLSITDSDRPYHPDPETNPGSEDELLFLDRYAETPETDSAPTPPVPLAAPLADSEELSQEPEGQPEPETVPQTPPPAVVAEVEAEKEVSPVAPETSELPSEGPIVEELVASAPEDAGMDLPLAEPELKDQTAAVGVSDNLYGAVAPGEEELAVSDLPVPEETEREAAIAEQFPLPQPPYNGEEESFVAAVPSLIEEPEIEEEIAAAPAEEEVPPGETVVVLEPAEPRPPETEPEAEAARPSAVPVAMQTDPESLYLQLGVYTSPVSAETTAARFKGTYPVMVLNQNNAYYKVLVGPLSPDESGALLMNFKAKGFRDAFIRKGY, from the coding sequence ATGAACAGGACGCAGGTTACAGTTTTTATAATAATGATGCTATTAGCTGTTCCCCTGATCTCCCAGTCCGAATGGGAGGGAACAACAGCTATGGGCCGTTACGGGGAGTTCCCCTCTTCAGGTCTCTACGGAGCTTCGAACTCCTTTCCCCGCAACACTTTGGTAGAGGTATCAAATCTTGAAACAGGTTTAACAACAACAGTCCTGATTGTCGATCGGCTGGAGGATCCCGGACTTTTTCTGCTCCTTTCCCGGGATGCAGCGGAAAATCTGGGAATTCAGGATGATCAAATTGTCCGGTCCCGGGTACGTCTGGCGGACAACTCAGGACGTCTGTCTATCACGGACAGCGATCGTCCGTATCATCCTGATCCGGAAACAAACCCCGGCTCGGAAGATGAGCTTTTATTCCTCGACCGCTACGCGGAAACTCCCGAAACAGATAGTGCGCCAACACCTCCGGTTCCTCTGGCCGCTCCGCTGGCTGATTCGGAAGAGCTGTCTCAGGAGCCGGAAGGTCAGCCGGAACCGGAAACTGTCCCGCAAACTCCTCCTCCCGCGGTGGTAGCCGAGGTAGAAGCAGAGAAAGAGGTCTCCCCCGTGGCTCCGGAAACATCAGAGCTTCCCTCTGAAGGCCCGATAGTGGAAGAGCTCGTAGCCAGCGCGCCGGAAGACGCGGGGATGGATCTGCCCCTCGCGGAGCCGGAGCTTAAAGACCAGACTGCTGCTGTGGGCGTAAGCGACAACCTGTACGGGGCTGTGGCGCCCGGGGAAGAAGAACTTGCGGTCAGCGATCTTCCGGTTCCGGAAGAAACAGAAAGGGAAGCCGCCATTGCTGAGCAGTTTCCTTTGCCCCAGCCTCCCTACAATGGAGAGGAAGAGAGCTTTGTCGCTGCTGTACCCAGTCTGATCGAGGAGCCTGAAATAGAAGAAGAGATTGCTGCAGCCCCTGCGGAGGAAGAAGTTCCCCCGGGTGAGACAGTCGTTGTTCTGGAGCCTGCCGAACCACGACCTCCGGAGACGGAGCCTGAAGCAGAAGCCGCCAGGCCGTCAGCGGTGCCTGTCGCCATGCAGACGGATCCGGAATCCCTGTATCTGCAGCTTGGTGTTTATACCTCCCCGGTGAGTGCCGAGACAACTGCCGCACGCTTTAAGGGAACCTATCCGGTAATGGTATTGAATCAGAACAACGCATATTATAAGGTACTGGTCGGTCCCCTGTCGCCGGATGAAAGCGGTGCCCTTTTGATGAATTTCAAGGCGAAAGGCTTCCGGGACGCATTTATCCGAAAGGGCTATTAA
- the ligA gene encoding NAD-dependent DNA ligase LigA — protein MPDPKQEIDSLTEKLQQWQQEYYQKARPSVSDTEYDRVFDMLKELEEKHPGLRRPDSPTLRVGSDLSAELPEVEHTIPVLSLDKAYTAAEVDAWVAKTAKNAEEDLSFVIEEKIDGASIVLYYENGLLVRGVTRGNGHIGNDVTDNIRTIRSVPLRLSEAVSIAVRGEVFLPLDRFDEINADQEVPFANPRNLAAGTLRRKKSSGVALLPLDIFVYEGYMSGSDEEPFEQHHLVLDYLIGLGFKVNPRLGIFGSRCTGPVFRSEAGLEFSSGPLDAVEPFLERMTAGRNNLGYEIDGLVIKVNELESRERLGYTGHHPRWAIAYKFESPQAVSMVESIDVQVGRTGRITPVARIKPVRIGGSTVSNVTLHNQQYIEALELAEGDQVAVSRRGDVIPAVEKVIEKGESSDPVWQMPEICPSCGGTLEVRGAHHFCVNRRCPDQVSGRINFFIARDQMDIDGLGPETAAVLLDQGIIAGIEDIYTFDAERLKGLPGFGEKKIALLQKGIKESRKRPFRIVLPSLGIPDLGQKAAELLIEAGFRDVDSLLEAADKHDTEHLAGIHGIGEKTAASILESLRDPELRRQIDALRKAGLNFREKESGADEQLPPIFEGQVWCVTGSFENFKPRSKAMEEVKKRGGRAVGSVTGTVTHLLAGEGAGSKLEKSRELGIEIVSEEEFLRLLEES, from the coding sequence ATGCCGGACCCGAAACAGGAGATTGACTCTTTAACTGAAAAGCTGCAGCAGTGGCAGCAGGAATACTATCAAAAGGCCCGACCATCGGTCTCCGACACCGAGTATGACCGGGTTTTTGATATGCTGAAGGAGCTTGAAGAGAAGCATCCCGGTTTACGGCGTCCGGACTCGCCCACGCTGCGGGTGGGAAGCGACCTTTCGGCGGAGCTTCCGGAGGTTGAGCATACCATTCCGGTATTAAGCCTCGATAAAGCCTATACCGCAGCTGAGGTCGATGCCTGGGTGGCCAAGACGGCGAAAAACGCCGAAGAGGATCTCTCCTTCGTTATAGAAGAGAAGATTGACGGAGCTTCCATCGTGCTCTATTACGAGAATGGGCTGCTCGTCAGAGGTGTCACCCGGGGCAATGGTCATATCGGTAACGACGTAACCGACAATATTCGCACTATCCGCTCGGTACCCCTGCGTCTGTCGGAAGCTGTTTCCATTGCCGTTCGAGGAGAGGTTTTTCTTCCCCTGGACCGTTTTGATGAGATCAATGCCGACCAGGAGGTCCCTTTTGCCAACCCACGTAATCTGGCGGCGGGTACCCTGCGGCGCAAGAAAAGCAGCGGGGTCGCTTTGCTTCCTCTGGATATCTTTGTGTACGAGGGGTATATGTCCGGAAGCGACGAGGAACCCTTTGAACAGCACCATCTGGTGCTGGATTATCTGATAGGCCTTGGATTCAAGGTTAATCCCCGGTTGGGGATTTTCGGTTCCCGCTGCACAGGACCGGTTTTTCGGAGCGAAGCGGGGCTTGAATTCTCCTCCGGACCCCTGGATGCGGTCGAGCCCTTTCTGGAACGTATGACCGCCGGGCGGAATAATCTTGGCTACGAGATAGACGGACTGGTTATCAAGGTGAACGAGCTTGAGTCCCGGGAGCGTCTTGGTTACACCGGGCACCATCCCCGCTGGGCCATAGCCTATAAGTTTGAGTCTCCCCAGGCGGTAAGTATGGTGGAATCAATCGATGTCCAGGTCGGCCGTACAGGACGCATAACTCCGGTTGCCAGGATCAAACCGGTGCGTATCGGCGGTTCAACTGTCTCCAATGTTACCCTCCACAATCAGCAGTACATAGAGGCCCTTGAGCTTGCGGAAGGAGATCAGGTCGCCGTCTCCAGGCGGGGAGATGTAATCCCCGCAGTGGAAAAGGTTATTGAAAAAGGGGAATCATCAGACCCGGTCTGGCAGATGCCTGAGATCTGCCCCTCCTGCGGCGGGACCCTGGAAGTGCGGGGGGCGCACCACTTCTGCGTTAACCGGCGCTGTCCTGATCAGGTCAGTGGGCGGATAAATTTTTTTATTGCCCGGGACCAGATGGACATTGACGGGCTGGGACCGGAAACAGCCGCGGTCCTGCTGGACCAGGGTATCATAGCGGGAATAGAGGATATCTATACCTTCGATGCCGAGAGGCTCAAGGGGCTTCCCGGCTTCGGAGAGAAGAAGATCGCCCTTTTACAAAAGGGAATAAAAGAAAGCCGAAAACGCCCTTTCAGGATCGTCCTTCCCAGTCTGGGGATCCCGGATCTGGGACAGAAGGCCGCGGAGCTTTTAATCGAGGCGGGATTCCGGGATGTGGATTCCCTGCTCGAGGCGGCGGACAAACATGATACCGAACATCTGGCGGGAATTCACGGAATCGGTGAAAAGACGGCAGCTTCCATACTGGAGAGCCTCCGGGATCCGGAACTCCGCAGACAGATCGATGCCCTGCGCAAAGCAGGCCTTAACTTCCGGGAAAAGGAGAGCGGGGCCGATGAGCAGCTTCCCCCGATTTTTGAGGGACAGGTCTGGTGTGTCACCGGCAGTTTTGAAAACTTCAAGCCCCGTTCCAAAGCCATGGAAGAGGTAAAAAAGCGGGGCGGCCGGGCAGTCGGCTCTGTTACAGGCACTGTTACCCACCTTCTGGCAGGAGAAGGAGCCGGCAGCAAGCTGGAAAAGTCCCGGGAACTGGGCATCGAGATTGTCAGCGAGGAGGAGTTCCTGCGTCTCCTGGAAGAATCCTGA